The nucleotide window CCCGCACGCAGCAGAAAGTGGATCGCGGTCGAATAGCTGCGGCCGCCGGCGTCGCAGCGGGGATCGCGAAACGTCTCGCGATAGTGTCCGCCTTCAGGATGCGGCTGCAGGCCGAGCCGCGCGATCACCTCGGCGGCGTTGAGAGACACGGCGCTCACCCGTTGTTCTTGCGCTCGCGGATCTCGCCGAACACCTCGGCCGCGGGCGCACCCGACAATCCGACCGCATCTGCGACCGACGGCACGTCGGCACGCAGGAACACGTTGGCCTTCTTTTCTTCGCCGAGCGTCACCGGAATCGTCGGCTTGCCGTCGGCGCGCAGCGCTTCGACCTGCTTGGCCCGGGCCTGCAGATCGGCGTTGCCGGGTTCGATCCCGAGCGCGAACTTGACGTTGGAGGCGGTGTATTCATGTCCGCAATACAGTCTGAAGTCGTCCGGCAGAGCCCGCAGCTTCAGCAGCGATTCCCACATCATCGGATAGGTGCCTTCGAACACGCGGCCGCAACCGATCGAAAACAGCGTATCGGCTGCGAACAGTGCGCGATCGTCGTCGAACACATAGGAGACGTGGTCGAGGGTGTGACCGGGGGTCTCCAGTACCCGCGCAGTGAGGCTGCCGATCCGCACCACGTCGCCCTCCTCCACCCTGACGTCGGCGTCGGCGATCTTGGCATTGGCGTCGTGCGGTGCATGGACGCGGCAATGATACTTGTTCTTCAGCTCGGCGATGCCGCCGACGTGGTCGCCATGATGATGAGTGACGAGGATGTCCGTCAGCTTCCAGCCTTCCTTCTCCAGCGCGGCGATCAGCGGCGCGGCCTCCGGCGCGTCGATCGAGGCGGTCGCGCCGGTCGACGGATCATGGACCAGATAGCCGAAATTGTCGGTGAGGCACGGAACGATGCGGATGTCGGCGGGCATGAGATCTCCGGGACTTGAAGGCGGCAAGAGCGCGCGCCGCTTCGGGCGACGGCGTCGCGCAGATTGAATTCTAACATGGTGGCCGACCGGGACGAAATGAAGCGGTCACGTCCCCGTAAACCAGGCAGGTTGTGGCTTTGCCGGACGGTGCGGCGCCGTGGTAAATGTCGATCATGATGATGGACGTCGTGGATCTGCGGGGGTTCTACAGTAGCCGGCTCGGCATCGTGGCGCGCCGGTTGATCAATCGCAGCATCCAGAGGCGATGGCCGGATGCGCGCGGCGACCGTGTGCTCGGGTTTGGCTATCCGACACCCTATCTCGGCCTGTTCCGCGACAGCAGCGAGCGCTGCATCGCGTTCATGCCGGCGGCTCAGGGCGTGCTGAAATGGCCGACGGCGCGGCCGACCCTGTCGACGTTGGTCGACGAGCACGCGCTGCCGCTACCGGACGCCGCTGTCGACCGCATCCTGCTGGTCCACGCGCTGGAGATGTCCGACGATCCCGAACGGCTGCTGCGCGAAGTGTGGCGGGTGCTGGCGCCGGCGGGCCGACTGCTGGCGATCGTGCCGAACCGGCGCGGGGTGTGGGCGCGCCTGGACAACACCCCGTTCGGCCATGGCCGGCCCTATT belongs to Rhodopseudomonas palustris and includes:
- the gloB gene encoding hydroxyacylglutathione hydrolase, producing MPADIRIVPCLTDNFGYLVHDPSTGATASIDAPEAAPLIAALEKEGWKLTDILVTHHHGDHVGGIAELKNKYHCRVHAPHDANAKIADADVRVEEGDVVRIGSLTARVLETPGHTLDHVSYVFDDDRALFAADTLFSIGCGRVFEGTYPMMWESLLKLRALPDDFRLYCGHEYTASNVKFALGIEPGNADLQARAKQVEALRADGKPTIPVTLGEEKKANVFLRADVPSVADAVGLSGAPAAEVFGEIRERKNNG
- a CDS encoding class I SAM-dependent methyltransferase; translation: MMMDVVDLRGFYSSRLGIVARRLINRSIQRRWPDARGDRVLGFGYPTPYLGLFRDSSERCIAFMPAAQGVLKWPTARPTLSTLVDEHALPLPDAAVDRILLVHALEMSDDPERLLREVWRVLAPAGRLLAIVPNRRGVWARLDNTPFGHGRPYSRPQIADLLRRTWFTPTGWGEALFVPPLAQGWLLRSAPAWERVGAAASLPLAGVHMVEATKQVVRPQTVKRERTRLIPALEPSLVPSPTPLQADESDAPPLAR